The window TACCTCCTCATCTGGGGCGAGGCCGCCAATCTCAGGTTCGTGCCCGAGTGCTTGTGCTATATCTTTCATAACATGGCCATGGAGTTGAATAAGATTCTGGAGGATTACATTGATGAGAGCACCGGGCAGCCTGTTATGCCCTCCGTTTCCGGGGAGAATGCCTTCCTGAATTGCGTCGTCAAGCCCATTTACGACACCATCCGGGCCGAGGTTGAGGGCAGCAAGAATGGGACTGCCCCCCACAGTGTTTGGAGGAACTATGATGATATCAATGAGTACTTCTGGAGCAAGCGCTGTTTCGACAAGCTCAAGTGGCCTGTCGACGTCGGCAGCAACTTCTTTGTTACTAACACCAAGAGTAAGCATGTGGGCAAGACCGGCTTTGTGGAGCAGAGGTCCTTCTGGAACTTGTTTAGGAGCTTTGACAAGCTTTGGATCATGCTGCTCTTGTTCCTCCAGGCCGCCATCATAGTTGCTTGGGAGGAGAGGGAGTATCCCTGGCAGGCCTTGCAGGAGAGGCAAGTCCAGGTCAAGGTTCTCACTGTGTTTTTCACTTGGAGTGGTTTGAGGTTTCTGCAGTCCCTACTTGATGTGGGGATGCAGTATAGTCTGGTTTCCAGGGAGACTTTGGGGCTCGGGGTCAGGATGGTCTTCAAGAGCATTGCTGCTGCAGGCTGGATTGTTGTTTTCGGGGTCTTTTATGGGAGGATATGGTCCCAGAGAAACCTGGATAAGCGGTGGTCTCCTGAGGCAGACAGCCGGGTTGTGCAGTTTCTTTTGGTGTCGTTGGTTTTCATCATTCCAGAGCTCTTGGCCATAACCTTCTTTATTCTTCCTTGGATTCGCAATTTTATGGAGAACTCAAACTGGAGGATATTTTATGCCTTGTCCTGGTGGTTTCAGAGCAAAACTTTTGTCGGCCGTGGCTTGAGGGAAGGCCTTGTGGACAATGTCAAGTACACTTTGTTCTGGATTTTGGTGCTATCTACCAAGTTTGCTTTCAGTTACTTCATGCTGATTAAACCCATGATTGTTCCATCTAAAGCACTCGTAAAACTTGATAATGTGGAGTATGAGTGGTTTCAGATTCTCAAAAACAGCAACAAAATGGCGGTGGGATTGTTGTGGCTTCCTGTCGTTTTGATATACCTCATGGACATGCAGATCTGGTATTCAATCTACTCCTCATTTTGGGGGGCATTAGTCGGTTTGCTTGCGCATTTGGGTGAGATTCGAAATATCCAACAGTTGAGGCTGAGGTTCCAGTTCTTTGCAAGTGCTATTCAGTTTAATCTCATGCCAGAGGAGCAGATGTTAAATGCAAGGGGGACACTGAGAAGCAAGTTTAATGACGCTATCCACAGGTTGAAGCTGAGGTATGGGCTTGGACGGCCTTATAAGAAGCTTGAATCCAACCAGATCGAGGCAACCAAGTTTGCTTTGATATGGAATGAGATCATATTGATCTTCAGGGAAGAGGATTTGATTTCGGACAGCGAGGTTGAGTTGTTAGAGCTACCACAGAATTCTTGGAATGTCAGGGTCATTCGCTGGCCTTGTTTTCTTTTGTGCAATGAACTGCTGCTTGCACTTAGTCAGGCCAAAGAGTTGGTAGACGCGCCTGACAAGTGGCTCTGGTATAAGATATGCAAGAATGAGTACAGGCGCTGTGCTGTGATAGAAGCTTATGATTGTGTCAAGCACATGATACTTGCCATTATAAAACCCAACACAGAAGAGCATTCAATCGTGACAGTCTTGTTTCAGGAAATTGATCACTCTATTCAGATTGAGAAGTTCACAAAAACTTTTAAAACCGCTGCCCTTCCACTACTCCATGCCAAGTTGATCAAGCTTTCTGAGCTATTGAACAAACCTAAGAAAGATACAAACCAGGTGGTGAATACCCTTCAGGCTCTTTATGAGATTGCCATTCGAGATTTCTTCAAGGAGAAAAGAAGTACTGAACAGCTTTTGGAGGACGGTTTGGCTCTCCGTGATCCATCTTCTGCTGCAGGGCTGCTTTTTGAAAATGCTGTTGGGTTGCCTGATCCTAGTGATGGATCCTTCTATCGGCAGGTTCGGCGCCTGCACACAATACTTACCTCACGGGACTCGATGCAGAATATTCCAGTTAACCTTGAGGCGAGACGCAGAATTGCCTTCTTTAGTAACTCCCTGTTTATGAACATACCCCATGCTCCACAAGTTGAGAAAATGATGGCTTTCAGTGTTCTGACCCCATATTACAGTGAAGAAGTATTGTACAGCAAAGAACAACTGCGTACTGAGAATGAAGATGGGATTTCTACCCTGTACTATCTACAAACAATTTATGTTGATGAGTGGAAAAATTTCATGGAGAGAATGCGTCGAGAAGGAATAGCAAATGATGATGAGATATGGACAACGAAGTTGAGGGAGCTCAGGCTTTGGGCATCTTACAGAGGACAGACACTTACTCGAACCGTAAGGGGTATGATGTATTATTTTCGGGCTCTTAAGATGTTGGCTTTTCTGGATTCTGCATCAGAGATGGACATTCGGGAAGGTTCACAAGAACTTGGTTCTATGATGCGAGACATTGGTTTGGATGGTTTGACCTTGGAGAAGTCACTTTCTTCCAGGAGTTTAAGTAGGACAAGCAGTTGTGTGAACTCATTGTACAAAGGTCATGAAGTTGGAACTGCTTTGATGAAATATACATATGTGGTTGCATGCCAGATATATGGAACACAAAAGGCGAAGAAAGATCCCCATGCTGATGAAATTTTGTATCTGATGAAAACCAATGAAGCACTTCGAATTGCCTATGTTGACGAGGTTTCAACTGGCAGGGATGAGAAGGAATATTATTCTGTTCTCGTCAAGTATGATAATCAGTTAGAGAAGGAAGTGGAAATCTATCGCATTAAGTTGCCTGGTCCCTTGAAGCTCGGAGAGGGGAAACCAGAGAATCAAAATCATGCCATTATCTTCACTCGTGGTGATGCAGTTCAGACTATTGATATGAACCAGGACAATTATTTTGAGGAGGCACTTAAAATGCGGAATCTGTTGGAAGAATTCAGGCGCTATTATGGTATCCGAAAGCCTACGATCTTGGGAGTTAGGGAGCATGTCTTTACTGGTTCTGTCTCATCTCTTGCTTGGTTTATGTCAGCTCAGGAAACAAGTTTTGTCACCTTGGGTCAGCGGGTGTTGGCAAACCCTTTGAAAATTCGAATGCATTATGGTCATCCAGATGTCTTTGACCGATTTTGGTTCTTGACTCGAGGTGGCATCAGTAAAGCTTCCAGGGTGATTAACATCAGTGAAGACATTTTTGCTGGCTTTAATTGCACTTTGCGTGGAGGCAACGTCACCCACCATGAATACATCCAAGTTGGCAAGGGAAGGGATGTTGGATTTAACCAAATCTCCATGTTTGAGGCCAAGGTTGCTAGTGGAAATGGGGAGCAAGTTCTGAGCAGAGATGTGTATAGGTTAGGCCATAGGCTTGATTTCTTGCGGATGCTGTCATTCTTTTATACTACTGTGGGTTTCTTTTTCAACACAATGATGGTGATTTTAACTGTGTATGCATTTCTATGGGGCCGACTTTATTTGGCTCTCAGTGGTATTGAAGGTTCTATATTGGGGGATGATACTAGTAATAGAGCACTTGGTACAGTCTTGAATCAACAGTTTATTATCCAGCTTGGTCTGTTCACTGCCCTTCCAATGATAGTAGAGAATTCTCTCGAGCATGGGTTTCTCCAAGCTATCTGGGATTTCCTGACAATGCAGCTCCAGCTTTCTTCAGTTTTTTACACATTTTCGATGGGAACTCGTACCCACTATTTTGGGAGAACCATTCTTCATGGTGGGGCAAAATATCGAGCGACGGGACGTGGCTTTGTTGTGCAGCACAAGAGTTTTGCAGAGAATTATAGGCTCTATGCCCGTAGCCATTTTGTGAAAGCAATTGAACTCGGTTTGATACTTACAGTTTATGCAGCATACAGTCCTGTGGCTAAGGACACATTTGTTTACATAGCAATGACCATCACAAGTTGGTTCATGGTTTTGTCCTGGTTTATGGCTCCCTTCGTTTTCAATCCTTCTGGCTTTGACTGGTTGAAGACTGTTGATGATTTTGATGACTTTATGAACTGGATTTGGTATCGTGGTAGTGTGTTTGCCAAAGCTGAACAAAGCTGGGAAAGATGGTGGTATGAGGAACAGGATCATCTAAGGACAACCGGTGTGTGGGGAAAGTTGCTGGAGATAATTTTAGACCTTCGCTTCTTCTTTTTCCAGTATGGGATCGTGTACCAGCTTGGTATTGCTGATAACAGTAAAAGTATACTTGTTTACTTGTTATCTTGGATCTATGTGTTCCTGGCTTTTGGCATATTTATCGTGATAGTGTATGCTCGGGTAAAATATGCAGCAAAAGATCACATTTACTACCGGCTGGTCCAATTTCTTGTCATTAAACTTGCACTACTGGTAATAATTGCCCTGTTGGAATTCACAAACTTCAAGTTCATGGATATATTCACTAGTCTTCTGGCATTCATCCCCACTGGTTGGGGTTTGATATTGATAGCACAAGTATTCCGGCCCTTACTACAACGCACTATACTATGGGAGGTTGTTGTTTCTGTGGCTCGACTGTACGATATCTTGTTCGGGGTGATTGTATTGACTCCTGTGGCAGTATTATCATGGTTTCCTGGGTTCCAGTCTATGCAGACTAGGATACTGTTTAATGATGCATTCAGCAGGGGACTTCGTATATTCCAGATTGTTACAGGAAAAAAGAAGTCCAAGAGAGATTCGTGATTGAAGGTAAATTTAGTTATTGATCTTTCAAAGGTTTTAATTATGTACGTTCTATTATTATGCCACCTCACAGGTCACTAAATAAAACTTGTCATGCATCTAGTTGATAAGTACTGTTATTATGTACGGCAAAGTTCAGTGCATAGTCTATGTAGGTGGGAAAAGATGTGTTAAATTGACATGATATTCTAACAAAAAAAAAACTTCCTATTTTTATATCCATGTCATGCTCTGCCATTGATTTTGATTGCATGCTTTTCGTGCGAGCATGAGCTGCTTGAATCTATTTCACCTTAGTCACCACATATGATGTCTCATTTTGAAATTATCACCCATCAGATTCTGGTGTTATTTCTCGTCAACCAGTTTCTGGCGTTATGGTGAATGGGTTTGCATTTGGATTTCAGAGATTTATTAAAATGAACAAGGTCATATATGCATGGTTCTTATACTGGGGCATTGATTTTAAACAGCTCGATGGGATAGTATATTATGTAACTGGAATCATGAATTGCTAGCCCAGGAATAACTATGTAAGCTGTTATTGCGTAGCGTCTGATATCCCGGTTGTCACATTGTTGGGACTGTTTTCACTAATTAGAAGTTGATCATCTTAAGGATGCTCAATAGTTCAAACAGTGCATATAACCTTAAAAAAGAACATGGATATTATTAGTTTAGTGCAGGACTGCTCAATTATGATGGAATATTTGTTTGTTTCAAACGTAAAATATGTTGATAAAGCAGACTAGTTTATATCCATGTTAGTTGAGGGTCTTCAACCACTTGCTTTAGGGATTTGTGGCTTCGGGTTTTTGGGGTTATGATTATGTATATACTCAAAGTTTCGTGGAAACCACCCTGTGGTCTTGTGATAATGCTTTAGATTTTTGATCTGCTTTTGGGAAGCCTTTATTTAAGCTATATTGTAATTATTGTCCTATGGTTCAAATATTTTTGTACAGGATCACTGATTGCATTTATTTCTGTGATTTTTGAACTTACTAAGAGGACTGCATCTTTTTGTTGACAGGGATTGATGTAGTTAATCGTCCCCAGAGGTTGTGAGGATAGATTTCGATTTTGGATTGGAGGCTTGTGGGGTTTGAAGAGGCTATGAATTGTTTGACATTTGTGGCTGGCTGGTTAGCTTGGCTTGATCTTCCCAATTCTAGACTTGTGTAATTAGATTAATATTGCTGGTTAGATATATCTGATGTTGAATCGGGAACTTTTAGCACTGTGCATATGCAATCTTGTTTCACTCTGCATCGTCTCTATATTGACTATAGATTAGTCTGGTAGTTGCTCAAGATTGTTACAACATTTGTTTATTCTTTTTGTGAGAAATGCAGCTTGGCATTCAGTGTTGTGATTTACCTGCTGTACTTAAATTCTTGATCTGCAACGCAAATCATTTATTGATTTGGCTTATTAGCTCTACAAGCATTCTGAACATATTTTCGGCACTGTTGTACCGACTGCTGCTTGGAGATGTTGCATCTTTTTATGTTAAAATGGTAGTCCTGAAGGCCCAACCCGTATGCGAACATGAAACTTGTAGAGGCTAGAGGGTTGAGTTGGGAAGAGATTGACGGCTCTGTGAGCATTGGGACAAGTCTAGTTTAAACAAGGTTGAGATGTTTTTATGAGGTGGTGTGTTTAGAGTGGCTGAAGACATGATCCAAGTCAAAGCAAATTGATAAAGAGAGAGGTAGGAGCTAATTAATATTATTAATATGGAGTAGCAAAATGAAGAATGGCTAGCTAGATGATCAGCCGACAGCTGGTTGATGCATGCTTGACGAAATAATAATTTATAATTGTGATAGATCCAAATCCCCCTCAGTCCTCCCTCCACTACTTTACACGTCCTCCTACACCGCCTCTCTCAAACAACCCCATTCTCTCTGAAACAAACAAAAAAAAATGGAGGATCCTCTGATCCCCGGAGAATCCAGCACTCTCCGACGCCGCGGCGGCGATAAGGGCTTCAAACGCCGCTCCGACGCCATCACCTTCGGCTCTTCTTTCCAGAAAGCGGCCGCTCTCGTCGACTTGGTATCTCTCTCTCTCTCTCTTGAGTTCTTCTTGAGTTCTTCTTCAGTCTCTGATTGAAACTTGCAGGCGGAAGACGGCATTGGCTTGCCGGAGCAGATACTCGATCTCTCGTCTTTTCACAGTGCTGCCAAGTACTACTTCATCTACATGCGATTCAGCTTCCTTTGGGCCCTACTCTACTTCGCCCTCTTGATTCTCAATTTCCTTGAGAGACCTCTTTGGTGTGCGAATCTCACTGATTATACTTGCAGTGACAGAGACTACTACTATCTTGGCCAATTGCCTTACTTAACTTCTACAGAGTCCCTTATATATGAGGTAGCTACTCTTCTACTTTCACATTTAGAATTCATCACTTTCTGCTTATGTTGCTTCATGACACAATCATATACCTACGTTTCTTGATCAATTTTTTAAATTAAAGCATGATTAAATCTACCAACTTCTGAGCTGATTAATGTGCTTGTAAATTTGCAAAGGATTAATTGTTTCATCATATGACTACATAGCTGCAAGAATATGCATGAATTGCCAGAAGGATATAAAAGCAATCTTTCGAGTAGGCATCGCTTTAAAGAATAGCTTTCTTTACTTCCAATACTTGACTTTCTACAGAAAGTAACCACTTAAACTTCTTACTATTATTCTTCTTGTAGAATTTCCCTTCTTCTTTGTCTTGTGTTTCTTACATTACGGTATACACTAGGTTTTACGACTGGATATCAGTGGCATGCTTTACATACTTCCATCCTCCCAAAGTATGACTCCAAAATCAGTATCATTTGATATGTACTTCTTGGTTCACTAGATGTTTATTCTTCTTCCCTCTTATATGATGGACTATCTATATGGATTTGATTGCATGCACTTTACATAGGAAATCTAAAATACAGAACTTTTGATAAGTAATAAATTTTTCTCACACACATAGTTTCCAAATTTCTGTGTGAATTATGCTATAAAGATTGATGTTAGAAGATCCATAGAGTCCACTTAATGTCTAGATTCACTGATGAGACTTGTAATTCATTTTTTTTTTCCTGGCCAATTTTCTGTTGTATTGTGCACCAGATAGCTATGCTTTTCTCCTCGTTTTGTTTTTTACTTTTTTTTGTGGGTGTTAATATTATTACTTATGTCAATTTTATTCTGTTGTCTGCAGGGCATAACACTGATAGTACTCATGGTGCATACTTTCTTTCCAATTTCATATGTGGGGTTCCATCTCTATTGGAAAAGTCATCTTACTAAATTTAAGGTAGGTGTATGGTTTGGCCTTGTACATATCCAAATAATCTCCAATCAGCCCTTTTTTTAAGGGCAGGGGTCGGCTTTGGGGGATCTTCATTGTTGGTTACAGTTGGTGCCACCTAAACATCCCTTTGTTTCTTAAGTGTATACCTATTTCTAGCACAGTACATTGTAGGCCTTGGGGCAATCGTGTAAATTTTTTCCTCTTATTTTGATAGCTGCTTGGCTCATTTTTTTTTACTGATAGGAATACAATATAGTCCAAGGAGTAATTTACAAGGAAAGTAGGAAGTATGTGATGTTTTTATTATGTGAGGAAGCGTAAAATTTTCTTTTACATCTTTAGGTAAGTTTTCTTTGTCATAAATGGAATCAAGTTATGTTCTAGGATTGTAGTTATGTATAGGAAGAAATCAATTAGCTTCTAGTAAAAGGAAATAAGTTAAGAACCATTCAACAAATTATCATTCAGAATAGAATTTTGCCTGTATAAACGTTCATTTTTATGAGTCGTAGCTGTTTTCTAGTGGCCATAGTAGTAGAGCATGAACTACTTTATCATTTCTAGATGTGTACACCATAATACCTGTGCTTTTATGACCACTGATACCGTCAACATCATATGTAGTGGAGAAAATAGAGCAGCTTCTGGTATGCAAATGATTAAAAACAAATGTTCAAATGAATATATGAGATGTTCGTCGAATGTACTAACATCTTGGTACTATTTTTGTTATGTAGTGTAATGATATATATGTACCTTTTCTTTTTACAGATCATATGCCTGTTGATTTTGGTTGCTGATTTGCTGGCTTATGTTCTCTATTTGTCTCCAGTCGCCTTTGAGTCTCTCCCTCTCCGGGTTGCTCCATATATCAGAGTCATCTTTTTCATCTTGAGCTTTAGGTATTGTGTGATACCCTATTATGTGCTTATAGCAATGATGGGGCAATTCAGTAATAAGTGACCTAATGTGAAAAATGTGTGTGTGTGTGTGTGTGTGTGTCTTCTTTAATTATTTTTAATAATGCAACTTTAGTTTTACTTTTATTATCATTCTCCTAGACTCATCATTATCCTTGTTAGAAATCCTCTTTGTATCAATTTCACCGAGGAAGATAATAAATGGAACTACAATCACACTGAAATTAATCATTTAGTTGAGGCAGCTTTAAATCTATTATTATTATCACTTTTATTTTTATTTTTTTATGGTTGACTTACCTCTACTTCCAAAAATTTAAGCTCTTAGGTGCAGGGAACATATTAAGAGTCTACACTACACCCCACATTTGGGTATCTCTCCACCATTAATCCAACATGTGGAGATCAACTTAGCAATTATTAGGGATTGTTCTGGGGGTCTTTAATTTTTTTCAAATGGTTAAGACATTAGGATGTGGGTCGACAGTTTGCGTTCCAACCAGATGGCATATTTTTTTGGTCATTTCAGGAGCTTAACATGCTATTTTTGATTCATGGCAAGAAAAGTAAGTTCTAGTGCCAAATTAGAAACACTGATATCTGGTCATCTATTTTTGATTTAGGAGCACACCATGCTACTAACTGCAGATAGTCCGGCATGCAACTGACTTTAGGCTTGTAAAGAGATTTGTGCCCTCCATTTACCCTACCCATCAATTATGTAAATTGGGAATCACTTTAGTATAATTGCTGGTATGTAGATTAAGTTCCTGAAGCAGAGTAGCCTACAGACTAATTAATTGTTTCTATTAGGCCACCACTTATGCTATATGGTGCATAATTTGGGTAGTTAATCATTATTGCTTATTGATTTGATGTTGTTTCATCCTCGTTTAATGACGTAACTACAATTTTGATCTGTTATTTATTTTCCTAATTTCTTTCATTGATAGGGAGTTACGATCGTGCATGCTCATCTTGGCTGGAATGTTTGGCACATTTTTGAATGTCTTGGTTTGTTAACTATCCATTGTTATGCTTAATACTTGTTTTTTTTTTTTTTTTTTTTTTAAAACTGTTAAATGCTACTTTTTGTGGGGGATTTCACAGACTATGATTTCTGTGATAAGAAGCTTCCATTTGATTCTGTTTTGATTTCAACTTTTTCAGTTCCATACAGATGCATAATATCTACTTTATCCATTTCACAGTTTAATTATTCTATTGCAGGCTTTAGGGCTTTTATTTCTTCTGTTTGCTAGTTGGCTAGCTTATGTCATGTTTGAAGATACTGACCAGGGGACAATAGTATTTACTTCATACGGTACCACGTTGTATCAGATGTTTGTATTATTCACCACATCCAACAATCCAGATGTTTGGATACCTGCCTACAAGTAAGTGTCGCCTACAAAATTGAATAATATACTTCATATCCCTCTTGTTTTTAGTTACAGCTAGTAAAGTTAAGTCCATTGTTTTGATTCATACCTGTTTCACTTTAACTTCCAGTCATTTTAGCTCCTTTTCAAAACTAGGACTGGGTTATAATTTCCTTATATTCCAGTTTCACTTTATTTTCCTAATTTTTAATGATGCAGAAATTTGAACTCCTATTCATTTCATATGGTCCTTAGTTTCAGTGTCTAACGATATTCTGTTTTGATTATAGGGCTTCACGTTGGTATTGCTTGTTTTTTGTTCTATACGTGTTGCTGGGAGTCTATTTTGTCACAAATTTGATTCTTGCCGTTGTATATGACAGCTTCAAAAGTCAGGTGTGGTTTATTCATGGGTGAAGCTTCTTTTTACTTGTGAATTAACATGATAACACAGTATGTATTCTGCTTCTGAATAGATAATTATTTTCCTGTTTAATTGGTACATGTGTATGTAGTGCTGGTATCTTTCCTAGTACACAAACAATATTTGATCGATTATTTCTACAATATTCAGGAATATGAAATTTGCAGGCTAAATTGTCATTTTTTTTGTAGCTTGTAAAGCAAGTTTCTGAGATGGACCAGACAAGGAAAACTATACTGGAGAAAGCCTTTCACTTGATAGAAAAAGATGTTAGTGATGGTGTTCCTTACTCATTGGATATTCTTCTGGCATGCTATCCATCAAGTTTTTGATCTGTTCCATACATAGGAAAAGAGCTATGATAGTCTTTTTATCTTTCATGCTTACTATATTCTATATTTAGGGGGGCGACCAAAATCACTGCTAGTTCCTATGGCATGATTCCAATGGTTTTTCTGTGCTTGACAGAATTCTGGATATATCAATAAGGAGCAGTGCATACGTCTATTTGAGGAACTAAACAAATACAGGTAATTCAGTCATCTATGTTCTGTAAATGTGACAACTTGCACTTGATACACTGGTGAGGATAGGAGATTAGGAGCAACAACACGGCTTACATTCCCTATTTGGTACTTTTGTTGAAACTTAAAAGAAACGTTGCTAGTATCTTCTGTTAGATCCAGCATGACTTTGTCTCTAACAATCCAACTATGGATTCCCAACAGAGGTTGATGGCTTAATTAGTTGTGTAAAGGTCTTAGTGGGCTGCTATGATGTTGGTTTCAAATAAAGTTTTTATCTGACAATTATTCCAGCTACCTTTTCGGTTAGGTTTTTCAAAATTTGAATGTGAAAAGCATACAGAAGTTTCCACCCTCCCATGGGTCGCCAACCAGCCTAAACCTCAAACTTTGCCCCCTGTTAACCATATAAAACTAGCAGAAGAAAATACTAGATCTAAGTTAACATCAAAAGGAATTTTTAAAAGATTCACCAGAAAAAAGGCACCTGAAGGCTACCCACTCCTATCACCCATTTTCAAGCCCACCAAACCAACACTTTTTCTACACTAGTAAAGGCAACATTTCACTTACCTCATTGTTTGTCTCTTTTAAAACAAACTTTTAACTCACAGTGGAGCTAAACTCTCTACCACCCCCTCTGCTTTCTCCTCACCATCTTCTAAAACTTCAATTTTATAATAGAAGGATTTTCTACATTTTCCTTAGATTTTTCATCTTGCATAGTCATTGAAGTACTGACAATTGTTGCTAACATCAGTTAGTTGACTATTTACTTGCTTGACGAACCCACTCGCTATTTTTGACAGTGGTCGATAACATCCTTTTGCAAAATGTTTCCAATATTAGACGGCTACTGTTTATTGTCTGGAGTTTAACTACTCTATTTTTTTTCCTTATGTCTCTTTAGGACTTTGCCAAAAATGTCAAGAGAAGAATTTGAGCTGATATTTGATGAGCTGGATGACAGTGGAGACTTCAAGGTAGATAAATTTTCTTAAAGTATTATTAGACTAGTTACAGTATCTTTTATTCCACAGAAAAATGACTTTCTTTTTCATCACTTAGATGACTTTTGATTTCCTT of the Fragaria vesca subsp. vesca linkage group LG6, FraVesHawaii_1.0, whole genome shotgun sequence genome contains:
- the LOC101313825 gene encoding callose synthase 12-like, giving the protein MSIRPPDPDSEPYNIIPVHNLLADHPSLRFPEVRAAAASLRAVGNLRRPPYAQWRPHMDLLDWLALFFGFQYDNVRNQREHIVLHLANAQMRLSPPPDNIDTLDGGVLRKFRKKLLLNYTNWCSYLGKKSNIWISASSDHRRELLYVSLYLLIWGEAANLRFVPECLCYIFHNMAMELNKILEDYIDESTGQPVMPSVSGENAFLNCVVKPIYDTIRAEVEGSKNGTAPHSVWRNYDDINEYFWSKRCFDKLKWPVDVGSNFFVTNTKSKHVGKTGFVEQRSFWNLFRSFDKLWIMLLLFLQAAIIVAWEEREYPWQALQERQVQVKVLTVFFTWSGLRFLQSLLDVGMQYSLVSRETLGLGVRMVFKSIAAAGWIVVFGVFYGRIWSQRNLDKRWSPEADSRVVQFLLVSLVFIIPELLAITFFILPWIRNFMENSNWRIFYALSWWFQSKTFVGRGLREGLVDNVKYTLFWILVLSTKFAFSYFMLIKPMIVPSKALVKLDNVEYEWFQILKNSNKMAVGLLWLPVVLIYLMDMQIWYSIYSSFWGALVGLLAHLGEIRNIQQLRLRFQFFASAIQFNLMPEEQMLNARGTLRSKFNDAIHRLKLRYGLGRPYKKLESNQIEATKFALIWNEIILIFREEDLISDSEVELLELPQNSWNVRVIRWPCFLLCNELLLALSQAKELVDAPDKWLWYKICKNEYRRCAVIEAYDCVKHMILAIIKPNTEEHSIVTVLFQEIDHSIQIEKFTKTFKTAALPLLHAKLIKLSELLNKPKKDTNQVVNTLQALYEIAIRDFFKEKRSTEQLLEDGLALRDPSSAAGLLFENAVGLPDPSDGSFYRQVRRLHTILTSRDSMQNIPVNLEARRRIAFFSNSLFMNIPHAPQVEKMMAFSVLTPYYSEEVLYSKEQLRTENEDGISTLYYLQTIYVDEWKNFMERMRREGIANDDEIWTTKLRELRLWASYRGQTLTRTVRGMMYYFRALKMLAFLDSASEMDIREGSQELGSMMRDIGLDGLTLEKSLSSRSLSRTSSCVNSLYKGHEVGTALMKYTYVVACQIYGTQKAKKDPHADEILYLMKTNEALRIAYVDEVSTGRDEKEYYSVLVKYDNQLEKEVEIYRIKLPGPLKLGEGKPENQNHAIIFTRGDAVQTIDMNQDNYFEEALKMRNLLEEFRRYYGIRKPTILGVREHVFTGSVSSLAWFMSAQETSFVTLGQRVLANPLKIRMHYGHPDVFDRFWFLTRGGISKASRVINISEDIFAGFNCTLRGGNVTHHEYIQVGKGRDVGFNQISMFEAKVASGNGEQVLSRDVYRLGHRLDFLRMLSFFYTTVGFFFNTMMVILTVYAFLWGRLYLALSGIEGSILGDDTSNRALGTVLNQQFIIQLGLFTALPMIVENSLEHGFLQAIWDFLTMQLQLSSVFYTFSMGTRTHYFGRTILHGGAKYRATGRGFVVQHKSFAENYRLYARSHFVKAIELGLILTVYAAYSPVAKDTFVYIAMTITSWFMVLSWFMAPFVFNPSGFDWLKTVDDFDDFMNWIWYRGSVFAKAEQSWERWWYEEQDHLRTTGVWGKLLEIILDLRFFFFQYGIVYQLGIADNSKSILVYLLSWIYVFLAFGIFIVIVYARVKYAAKDHIYYRLVQFLVIKLALLVIIALLEFTNFKFMDIFTSLLAFIPTGWGLILIAQVFRPLLQRTILWEVVVSVARLYDILFGVIVLTPVAVLSWFPGFQSMQTRILFNDAFSRGLRIFQIVTGKKKSKRDS
- the LOC101302850 gene encoding two pore calcium channel protein 1-like, which translates into the protein MEDPLIPGESSTLRRRGGDKGFKRRSDAITFGSSFQKAAALVDLAEDGIGLPEQILDLSSFHSAAKYYFIYMRFSFLWALLYFALLILNFLERPLWCANLTDYTCSDRDYYYLGQLPYLTSTESLIYEGITLIVLMVHTFFPISYVGFHLYWKSHLTKFKIICLLILVADLLAYVLYLSPVAFESLPLRVAPYIRVIFFILSFRELRSCMLILAGMFGTFLNVLALGLLFLLFASWLAYVMFEDTDQGTIVFTSYGTTLYQMFVLFTTSNNPDVWIPAYKASRWYCLFFVLYVLLGVYFVTNLILAVVYDSFKSQLVKQVSEMDQTRKTILEKAFHLIEKDNSGYINKEQCIRLFEELNKYRTLPKMSREEFELIFDELDDSGDFKINVQEFTDLCNAIALRFQKEDTPSWFEKFPSFYHSPVSEKLKAFIRSPKFGYIISFILIINLFAVIVETTLDIENNSAQKVWQVMEFVLGWVYVLEMALKVYSFGFENYWRDGQNRFDFLVTLIIVIGETLTYAAPQGLTFLSNGEWIRYLLIARMLRLIRLLIHVQRCRAFIATFLTLLPSLMPYLGTIFCVMCIYCTLGVQIFGGMVNAGNASLEATDLYDDDYLLFNFNDYPNGMVTLFNLLVTGNWQVWMQSYKDLTGTSWSLVYFVSFYLITVLLLLNLVVAFVLEAFFAEMDLESAGICEEHEGEVDGVKDRRRSVGSKSRSQRVDALLHHMLSSELNQPQSSSA